The following proteins come from a genomic window of Gottfriedia acidiceleris:
- a CDS encoding HesB/IscA family protein: MITVTEQAGLKIKEMIENEEDQNTFVRLGVKGGGCSGLSYGLGFDPQKNDDDTELEYHGIKFLIDNESAPILKGVVIDFKESLLGGGFTIENPNAIASCGCGSSFRTATNAGTPEEC, encoded by the coding sequence ATGATTACAGTTACTGAACAAGCAGGTTTAAAAATTAAAGAAATGATTGAAAACGAAGAAGATCAAAACACTTTTGTTCGCTTGGGAGTAAAAGGTGGAGGTTGCTCTGGACTTTCATATGGACTTGGTTTCGATCCACAAAAAAATGATGATGACACAGAATTAGAATATCATGGCATTAAGTTTTTAATTGATAATGAAAGTGCTCCAATTTTAAAAGGAGTTGTAATTGATTTCAAAGAGTCATTACTAGGTGGAGGATTTACAATCGAAAATCCGAATGCAATCGCATCATGTGGATGTGGTTCAAGCTTTAGAACAGCTACGAATGCTGGTACACCTGAAGAGTGCTAA
- the dapF gene encoding diaminopimelate epimerase, whose amino-acid sequence MNSFRYTKMHGLGNNYIYVNMFEENLREEELSKLAVEVSNINTGIGSDGMILICPSEVADVKMRVFNNDGSEAKNCGNGLRCVAKYAYEHGIANNTSFKIETISTIVEATVHVENNIVNQVTVNMGKPIFQRSQIPMIGNDQEYAKDRILYEEKSYEFSAVSMGNPHAVFEVTDIKKAPLTTLGPIVEKHNLFPESVNVEFIECLPHNEINFVVWERGSGVTQACGTGACAAAVAMIQEGKYKRDEPITVHLQGGDLQITWSTDGDVWMKGPAVTITEGIYYTQRGVK is encoded by the coding sequence ATGAATTCTTTTCGTTATACAAAAATGCATGGATTAGGAAATAACTATATTTATGTAAATATGTTTGAAGAAAATTTAAGAGAAGAAGAGCTTTCTAAACTTGCAGTTGAAGTTTCAAATATTAATACAGGTATTGGTAGTGATGGAATGATATTAATCTGTCCATCAGAAGTTGCAGATGTAAAAATGCGAGTATTTAATAATGATGGGTCAGAAGCTAAAAATTGTGGTAATGGTCTAAGATGTGTAGCTAAATATGCATATGAACATGGAATTGCAAATAATACTTCATTTAAGATTGAAACAATCAGTACAATTGTTGAAGCAACAGTTCATGTTGAAAATAATATTGTTAATCAAGTAACAGTAAATATGGGGAAACCAATATTCCAAAGATCACAAATCCCAATGATCGGTAATGACCAGGAATATGCTAAGGATAGAATTTTATATGAAGAAAAAAGCTATGAATTTTCAGCGGTTTCGATGGGAAATCCTCATGCTGTTTTTGAAGTAACTGATATAAAAAAGGCACCATTAACTACTTTAGGTCCAATTGTTGAAAAGCATAATTTATTTCCGGAAAGCGTAAATGTTGAATTTATCGAATGTTTGCCGCATAATGAGATAAATTTCGTTGTATGGGAGCGAGGTTCTGGTGTAACGCAAGCCTGTGGAACAGGAGCTTGTGCTGCAGCAGTCGCTATGATACAAGAAGGTAAATATAAACGAGATGAACCGATAACTGTTCACCTGCAAGGTGGAGATTTACAAATTACTTGGTCCACTGATGGGGATGTATGGATGAAAGGCCCAGCAGTTACAATAACAGAAGGCATATACTATACTCAAAGAGGAGTGAAATAA
- a CDS encoding YuzB family protein, protein MRPLVEFCIKNLSDGAQKALEQLERDPNLDILEYGCLGYCGKCSLSLFALVEGEVVTGETATELVDNIYIFLEENMLI, encoded by the coding sequence GTGAGACCATTAGTCGAATTTTGTATAAAAAATCTATCAGACGGTGCACAAAAAGCTTTAGAACAGCTTGAACGTGATCCAAATCTAGACATACTAGAATATGGCTGCCTTGGATATTGTGGAAAATGTAGTCTATCACTTTTTGCACTAGTTGAAGGGGAAGTAGTTACTGGAGAAACGGCAACCGAGCTAGTAGATAATATTTATATTTTCTTAGAAGAAAATATGTTAATATAA
- a CDS encoding NAD(P)/FAD-dependent oxidoreductase has translation MKNLVLLGAGYGNIRALSRLLTSDLPEDVHITLIDRNSFHCFKTEYYALVAGTVPEQHIRIPLPTHEKLKVVYGDITTIDTANKKVELSNGKSVSYDDLIIGLGCEDKYHNVPGAPEHTYSIQTIEKTRNAYENVNSLPPNSVIGVVGAGLSGVEVASELRESRSDLQILLFDRGSRILSMFPEKLSYYVQNWFIEHDVKIVSNSNITKVEKNTLFNHDDEIHCDAVIWTAGIQPVEVVRNLDVEKDNTGRIIVTKYHHIPNDEHVYVVGDCASLPYAPSAQLAEAQAEQIVMVLQKKWKGEDLPEEMPKIKLKGIMGSLGKKHGFGLFNERPLIGRVPRLIKSGILWMYKYHNG, from the coding sequence ATGAAAAACCTCGTATTACTAGGTGCCGGATATGGAAATATTCGTGCTTTGTCACGTCTATTAACATCTGATTTACCTGAGGATGTTCATATCACATTGATTGATCGAAATTCTTTTCATTGCTTTAAAACTGAGTATTATGCATTAGTTGCAGGTACGGTTCCAGAGCAACACATTAGAATACCATTACCAACTCATGAGAAATTAAAGGTTGTATATGGAGATATTACTACAATTGATACGGCAAACAAGAAAGTAGAATTAAGCAATGGAAAATCAGTTTCTTATGATGATTTAATTATCGGTTTAGGTTGTGAGGATAAATACCATAATGTACCTGGTGCACCGGAACATACTTATAGTATTCAAACAATTGAAAAAACAAGAAACGCTTATGAAAATGTAAATAGTCTACCTCCTAATTCAGTAATCGGTGTTGTAGGTGCTGGTTTAAGTGGAGTAGAAGTAGCTAGTGAATTAAGAGAAAGTAGAAGCGATTTACAAATTTTACTTTTTGACCGTGGAAGCCGAATTTTATCAATGTTTCCAGAAAAACTTAGTTATTATGTACAAAACTGGTTTATTGAGCACGATGTAAAAATTGTCAGCAATTCAAACATTACAAAGGTTGAGAAAAATACTTTATTTAACCATGATGATGAAATTCATTGTGACGCTGTTATTTGGACAGCGGGAATTCAACCAGTTGAAGTTGTCCGCAATTTAGACGTAGAAAAAGACAATACAGGAAGAATCATAGTAACGAAATATCATCACATACCAAACGATGAGCACGTTTATGTAGTAGGAGATTGTGCATCATTACCATATGCACCTTCTGCACAGCTTGCGGAAGCTCAAGCAGAACAAATCGTTATGGTTTTACAAAAAAAATGGAAAGGTGAAGACCTTCCAGAAGAAATGCCTAAAATTAAATTAAAAGGTATTATGGGCTCATTAGGTAAAAAACATGGTTTTGGACTATTCAATGAACGCCCACTAATCGGACGTGTTCCAAGATTAATTAAGTCTGGAATTTTATGGATGTATAAATACCACAATGGTTGA
- a CDS encoding SPFH domain-containing protein gives MSDVSSMVGPIIIGIIVLFVVLLLLSSIRIVRQSEVYLVERLGKFHRKLESGIHVVMPFVERVASKKTLRETVVDFPPQSMITKDNVSIQVDSVVFYQVTDVVRHEYEIANPLSAISNLTATTLRNLIGELDLDETLTSRDTVNNKLRAILDQATDKWGMKVNRVEIRNIIPPIDIQNAMERQMQAERTRREKVLNAQGEKESKILKAEGEKQSKILEAEGERLSQVEKARGDKDSQVLRAEGEAEAIIKLAEAKARGEQLVLDVWRNAEPTKEMVQLRSMEALEKVAYGHASKLVIPTDATKLLGMVESVKEVIKSDKTE, from the coding sequence ATGTCTGATGTAAGTTCTATGGTTGGTCCAATTATTATAGGTATTATTGTTTTATTTGTTGTGTTACTTTTATTATCCAGTATTCGTATTGTTAGACAATCTGAAGTATATCTAGTAGAACGATTAGGGAAATTCCATCGTAAATTAGAGAGTGGAATCCACGTTGTAATGCCATTTGTTGAACGTGTGGCTAGTAAAAAAACATTGCGTGAGACTGTGGTAGACTTTCCACCACAATCAATGATTACAAAAGATAATGTTAGTATCCAAGTTGACTCAGTTGTCTTTTATCAAGTAACTGATGTTGTGCGTCATGAATACGAAATTGCTAATCCTCTTTCTGCGATTTCCAATTTGACTGCAACTACTTTACGTAACTTAATAGGGGAATTAGATTTAGATGAAACGTTAACCAGTCGTGATACAGTTAATAATAAACTCCGTGCAATTCTTGACCAAGCAACAGATAAATGGGGAATGAAGGTTAATCGTGTAGAAATCCGAAATATTATTCCACCAATTGATATACAAAATGCGATGGAAAGACAAATGCAAGCAGAACGTACACGTCGTGAAAAAGTTTTAAATGCACAAGGTGAAAAAGAATCAAAAATCCTGAAAGCAGAAGGGGAAAAGCAATCAAAAATTCTTGAAGCAGAAGGGGAACGTTTAAGTCAAGTTGAAAAAGCTCGAGGAGATAAAGATTCTCAAGTTTTACGCGCGGAAGGGGAAGCGGAAGCAATCATTAAACTTGCTGAAGCGAAAGCTAGAGGGGAACAACTTGTGTTAGATGTTTGGAGAAATGCAGAGCCAACTAAAGAAATGGTTCAATTACGTTCAATGGAAGCTTTAGAAAAAGTAGCTTACGGTCATGCATCAAAACTTGTTATTCCGACAGACGCTACAAAGCTTTTAGGGATGGTTGAAAGTGTAAAAGAAGTTATTAAATCTGATAAAACAGAATAA
- a CDS encoding NfeD family protein, producing the protein MVAISLFVIGVLLIIIEMFSLTFVFLWIGIASILASVVNYLTGSNTFTFIVFVISALILWLSTKKFAKRIHQHKTIENGVYALVGKEVAVASVEINDVTLGTTKVYGDEWTIRSTEPLTLNQKVIVTKIEGATLYVKNN; encoded by the coding sequence ATGGTTGCAATCAGTTTATTTGTAATTGGAGTTTTATTAATTATTATCGAAATGTTTTCGTTAACATTTGTATTCTTATGGATTGGTATTGCGAGTATTCTAGCATCAGTTGTCAATTATTTAACAGGATCAAACACCTTTACTTTTATTGTTTTTGTTATTAGTGCATTAATTTTGTGGCTTAGTACCAAGAAATTTGCAAAAAGAATCCACCAGCATAAAACGATCGAAAATGGAGTATATGCATTAGTTGGTAAAGAGGTCGCAGTAGCCTCTGTTGAAATAAATGATGTTACACTAGGCACGACTAAAGTTTATGGTGACGAATGGACAATCCGTTCTACTGAACCATTAACTTTAAATCAAAAGGTAATTGTAACAAAAATAGAAGGTGCAACTTTATACGTGAAAAATAACTAA
- a CDS encoding IS1182 family transposase, which yields MISNQESFTLSPFMALYDLIVPKDNILRQINELVDFTFVLEELKNKYCLDNGRNAVPPIRMFKYLLLKSIFDLSDVDVVERSKYDMSFKYFLDMAPEESVINSSSLTKFRKLRLKDVELLDMLINKTVEIALEKELIKSTSIIVDATHTRSRYNQKSPKEFLMEKSKLLRKAVYQINEGMRGKFPQKPTTNDLIDEIKYSQKVIQSVEKEESIREYPKVKEKLNYLKEIVEDYEGNLEFSHDPDAKTGHKSADTSFFGYKTHIAMNEERLITAALVTTGEKNDGKYLQTLIEKSCETGMEIDTVIGDTAYSEIDNLQYVNENELKLVSKLNPTITHGTRKKEDEFQYNKDAGMYVCKAGHMAIRKRRQERKNQKKNPRDMYYFDIEKCKKCPFKDGCYKEGAKSKSYSVTIKSTEHKEHAQFQESEYFKEKSKERYKIEAKNSELKHRHGYNVANSTGLLGMEMQGAMAIFAVNLKRILTLMKEEK from the coding sequence ATGATCTCAAATCAAGAATCTTTTACTCTCAGTCCTTTCATGGCTTTATACGATTTAATTGTTCCGAAAGATAATATACTTCGTCAAATAAATGAATTAGTAGATTTTACGTTTGTTTTAGAAGAATTAAAAAATAAATATTGCCTTGATAACGGCCGGAATGCAGTGCCGCCTATTCGTATGTTCAAATATTTGTTACTAAAATCGATCTTTGATTTATCAGATGTTGATGTTGTTGAACGATCAAAGTATGATATGTCTTTTAAATATTTTCTTGATATGGCTCCGGAAGAATCAGTGATCAATTCAAGTTCTTTAACGAAATTTCGTAAGCTTCGTTTAAAAGATGTTGAATTATTAGACATGTTGATCAATAAAACAGTCGAAATCGCACTTGAAAAAGAACTAATTAAAAGTACTTCCATTATAGTTGATGCAACTCATACAAGATCGCGATATAATCAAAAATCACCAAAAGAATTTTTAATGGAAAAGTCAAAGCTTCTTCGAAAAGCTGTTTATCAAATCAATGAGGGAATGAGAGGAAAATTCCCACAAAAGCCAACAACGAATGATTTAATCGATGAAATTAAATATAGTCAAAAAGTCATCCAATCTGTGGAAAAAGAAGAATCAATCCGTGAATATCCAAAAGTCAAAGAAAAACTAAACTATCTAAAAGAAATTGTAGAAGATTACGAGGGCAACCTAGAATTTTCACATGATCCTGACGCAAAAACTGGTCACAAATCAGCTGATACCTCATTCTTTGGTTATAAAACACATATTGCGATGAACGAAGAGCGTCTTATTACAGCTGCATTGGTTACTACTGGTGAAAAAAATGATGGAAAGTACCTACAAACATTGATTGAAAAAAGTTGTGAAACAGGAATGGAAATTGATACAGTCATTGGTGATACAGCTTATTCAGAGATTGATAATCTTCAATACGTAAATGAAAATGAATTAAAATTAGTTTCGAAATTAAACCCAACGATTACACATGGAACACGTAAAAAAGAAGATGAATTTCAATATAATAAGGATGCGGGTATGTACGTTTGCAAGGCAGGTCATATGGCAATCCGAAAAAGAAGACAAGAAAGAAAAAATCAGAAAAAAAATCCGCGAGATATGTATTACTTTGATATTGAAAAATGTAAAAAATGTCCCTTTAAAGATGGATGTTACAAAGAAGGTGCCAAAAGTAAATCATATAGTGTAACAATTAAATCAACTGAACACAAAGAGCATGCACAATTTCAAGAAAGCGAATATTTCAAAGAGAAATCAAAAGAACGCTATAAAATTGAAGCAAAAAATAGTGAATTAAAACACAGACACGGGTACAATGTAGCAAATTCCACGGGTCTATTAGGCATGGAAATGCAAGGGGCAATGGCCATATTCGCAGTTAATTTAAAACGAATACTGACCTTAATGAAGGAAGAAAAATAA
- a CDS encoding DUF1462 family protein, whose translation MSNKILVEVFGAEVICASCVGMPSSIETFEWLQAALQRKYPDLAFDFQYIDIFNVENNEKEDFAERVRNDEFFYPVVLVNGNVVGEGNPKLKDVYNAIEL comes from the coding sequence ATGAGTAATAAAATTTTAGTGGAAGTTTTTGGAGCTGAAGTAATATGTGCAAGTTGTGTAGGAATGCCATCATCAATTGAAACTTTTGAATGGCTTCAAGCTGCACTTCAAAGAAAATATCCTGACTTAGCCTTTGATTTTCAATACATTGATATATTTAATGTAGAGAATAATGAAAAAGAAGATTTCGCTGAACGAGTTAGAAATGATGAATTTTTCTATCCAGTAGTATTAGTAAATGGAAATGTTGTTGGTGAAGGTAATCCAAAATTAAAAGATGTTTATAACGCTATTGAACTATAA
- a CDS encoding NifU family protein: MDMKEQVQEVLDKLRPFLLRDGGDVDLVDIEDGIVKLRLLGACGSCPSSTITLKAGIERALLEEVPGVIEVEQVF, encoded by the coding sequence ATGGACATGAAAGAACAAGTACAAGAAGTTTTAGATAAATTAAGACCGTTTTTACTAAGAGATGGTGGAGACGTTGATTTAGTTGATATTGAGGATGGTATTGTTAAACTGCGCCTTTTAGGTGCATGTGGCAGCTGCCCAAGTTCAACTATTACATTAAAAGCTGGTATTGAGCGAGCTTTATTAGAAGAAGTACCTGGTGTAATTGAGGTTGAGCAAGTATTCTAA
- the yutH gene encoding spore coat putative kinase YutH — protein MIQDMFTHYQIQPAELLQVQSYYMFWQRNRVYFLAPIGNLKEDDLQEMKSLSDFMSLTGDQSVATFVQNVQGYYVSKIDGNNYSLFKSNRQNERSNNNGEELAIFHLRGKKYSDELKRLNRIGKWKNLWEKRLEQLERFWQSKVNSHPENFFEQIFIESFPYYLGMTENAIQYVVDTELDDTPQVVDAATICHQKMTERRQKEIHFAKVPIEWIYDHPSRDLAEWVRDEYLENPDHYQKKILSFFYGYEKKSPLSTFAWRLLFARLLFPVHYFETIEGYYLARSDADRKRYERKLVNYLENTNEFEAFLGGFYDLIGLPTAKLGIREIKWLK, from the coding sequence ATCATTCAAGACATGTTTACTCATTATCAAATTCAACCAGCTGAATTACTTCAAGTACAGTCATATTACATGTTTTGGCAGCGGAATAGGGTGTATTTTCTTGCACCCATTGGAAATTTAAAAGAAGATGATTTGCAGGAAATGAAGAGTTTAAGTGATTTTATGAGCTTAACCGGTGATCAATCGGTCGCAACCTTTGTTCAAAATGTTCAAGGGTACTATGTGAGTAAGATTGATGGAAATAATTATTCCTTATTTAAGAGTAACAGACAAAATGAACGCAGTAATAATAACGGTGAAGAACTTGCGATTTTTCATTTAAGAGGGAAAAAATATTCAGATGAATTGAAAAGATTAAATAGGATTGGGAAATGGAAGAATTTATGGGAAAAACGGTTAGAGCAATTAGAAAGATTTTGGCAAAGTAAAGTGAATAGTCATCCCGAAAATTTTTTCGAACAAATATTTATTGAATCTTTTCCTTATTATCTCGGAATGACTGAAAATGCGATTCAATATGTTGTAGATACTGAACTTGATGATACTCCTCAAGTTGTTGATGCAGCAACAATTTGTCATCAAAAAATGACTGAACGAAGGCAGAAAGAAATTCATTTTGCGAAAGTACCGATTGAATGGATTTATGATCATCCAAGCAGGGATCTTGCTGAATGGGTTAGGGATGAATATTTAGAGAATCCTGATCATTATCAAAAGAAAATCCTCTCATTTTTTTATGGTTATGAAAAGAAAAGTCCATTATCTACTTTTGCGTGGCGTTTATTATTTGCAAGACTTCTTTTTCCTGTACACTATTTTGAAACAATTGAAGGATATTATTTGGCAAGGAGCGATGCGGATCGGAAAAGGTATGAGCGGAAGTTAGTTAATTATCTAGAAAACACTAATGAGTTTGAAGCTTTTTTAGGTGGATTTTATGATTTGATTGGACTACCAACGGCTAAGTTAGGGATTCGTGAAATTAAATGGCTAAAATAA
- a CDS encoding phosphatidylglycerophosphatase A family protein, producing MEYLNHDLEKTALSLLVQRGVTLDDIADLVYFLQSKYHENLSKDECKHNVERVLTKREIQNAIITGIELDILAEQDKLQEPLLAIIKKDEGLYGIDEIIALSIVNVYGSIGFTNYGYIDKLKPGILERLNDKSTGLVNTFLDDIVGAIAAAASSRLAHRAAHKKADQIKAEDE from the coding sequence ATGGAATATTTAAATCACGATTTAGAAAAGACTGCATTATCGTTATTAGTACAAAGAGGTGTTACGCTCGATGACATTGCTGACTTAGTTTATTTTTTACAAAGTAAATATCATGAAAATTTATCTAAAGATGAGTGTAAACACAATGTTGAGAGAGTCTTGACAAAACGTGAGATACAAAATGCCATCATTACTGGTATTGAATTAGATATTTTGGCAGAGCAAGATAAACTTCAGGAGCCATTATTGGCTATTATCAAAAAAGATGAAGGCCTTTATGGAATTGATGAAATAATTGCCTTATCGATCGTAAATGTATATGGTTCAATTGGATTCACGAATTACGGTTACATCGATAAATTAAAACCTGGGATTTTAGAAAGATTAAATGATAAATCAACAGGCTTAGTAAATACATTTTTAGATGATATTGTTGGAGCGATTGCAGCTGCTGCATCTAGCCGACTTGCTCATCGTGCTGCACATAAAAAGGCTGATCAAATTAAAGCTGAAGATGAATAA
- a CDS encoding TIGR01457 family HAD-type hydrolase: protein MKQYKGYLIDLDGTMYRGEEQIEEASLFIKALKEKNIPYLFVTNNSTRKPEQVADKLNSFNIPTTKEQVFTTSNATANYIKEKKADATVYMIGEEGLQYALEEVGLTITDENPDFVISGLDRSINYEKLAKACIAVRNGATFISTNGDIAIPTERGLLPGNGSLTSVIAVSTTVKPIFIGKPESIIMEQALKVLGVAKEDTLMIGDYYDTDIMAGINTGVDTLIVHTGVTTRDMLSNYETQPTYSVDSLEEWIKYI from the coding sequence ATGAAACAATATAAAGGATACTTAATTGATCTAGATGGAACGATGTATCGTGGCGAGGAGCAAATTGAGGAAGCGAGTCTTTTTATAAAGGCTCTGAAGGAAAAAAATATTCCATATCTTTTTGTAACGAATAATTCTACACGTAAACCAGAACAAGTTGCTGATAAACTTAATTCCTTTAATATTCCAACTACAAAAGAACAGGTCTTTACAACAAGTAATGCAACAGCAAATTACATAAAAGAAAAAAAGGCAGATGCTACTGTTTATATGATCGGTGAAGAGGGCTTACAATATGCTCTAGAGGAAGTTGGCTTAACAATTACAGATGAAAATCCTGATTTTGTAATTAGTGGTTTAGACCGTAGTATTAATTACGAGAAATTAGCAAAGGCTTGTATAGCTGTACGAAATGGCGCGACATTTATTTCTACTAATGGCGACATAGCGATTCCGACCGAAAGAGGTTTATTACCTGGAAATGGTTCACTAACATCTGTTATTGCGGTATCTACTACAGTAAAACCAATTTTTATTGGAAAACCTGAATCAATTATTATGGAACAAGCATTAAAAGTTCTTGGTGTTGCAAAAGAGGATACATTAATGATTGGTGATTATTATGATACAGACATAATGGCTGGTATTAATACTGGTGTTGATACATTGATTGTTCATACTGGTGTAACGACAAGGGATATGTTGTCAAATTACGAAACGCAGCCAACTTATTCAGTTGACTCATTAGAAGAGTGGATTAAATATATTTAA
- a CDS encoding DUF86 domain-containing protein, whose amino-acid sequence MYFVNRQNILDRIEILNSMLEFYASNSSHPKNKIEELALERMTHLLIDSMLDIGNTMIDGFIMRDPGSYDDIVDILMDEKVITASTGESIKKLIPIRKHLLQDYTSSITEKIVTTLSENIEAYKEFPVAVQAFLDKELGVINAFSSDEEK is encoded by the coding sequence ATGTACTTTGTAAATCGTCAAAACATATTAGATCGAATTGAAATTTTAAATTCAATGCTTGAATTTTATGCGTCAAACAGCAGCCATCCAAAAAATAAAATAGAAGAATTAGCTTTGGAAAGAATGACACATCTTTTGATTGATAGTATGTTAGATATTGGAAATACAATGATTGATGGCTTTATAATGAGAGACCCAGGTAGTTATGATGACATTGTTGATATTCTAATGGATGAAAAAGTTATTACTGCATCAACTGGAGAATCGATAAAAAAATTAATTCCAATTCGAAAACATTTATTACAAGATTACACATCTTCAATTACAGAAAAAATAGTGACGACATTAAGCGAAAATATAGAAGCATATAAGGAATTCCCGGTTGCGGTTCAAGCTTTTCTTGATAAGGAACTTGGTGTAATTAATGCTTTTAGTAGTGATGAGGAAAAATAA
- a CDS encoding fructose-bisphosphatase class II, translated as MMQFFATTGFTLGKLLEGVTFLGGDLVETHYIVMRSKMKTVCHINAHHHLGYKQNFILV; from the coding sequence ATGATGCAATTTTTTGCTACTACAGGCTTTACTTTAGGTAAATTACTTGAAGGAGTTACTTTCTTAGGTGGAGACTTAGTTGAAACTCATTATATTGTAATGAGAAGTAAAATGAAAACTGTGTGCCATATTAATGCACATCACCATTTAGGATATAAGCAAAATTTTATTTTAGTATAA
- a CDS encoding DUF3055 domain-containing protein, with protein sequence MSERFFLYDDTIQAKTRFVSFMGEEQRHDLALVYSDRHYGKVMIMDMQSNRFAIIGSDDLKEEGYLEFAFGISEEKAAELLDFLSEIIF encoded by the coding sequence ATGTCAGAACGTTTTTTCTTATATGATGACACTATTCAAGCAAAGACTCGTTTTGTAAGCTTTATGGGAGAAGAGCAAAGACATGATCTTGCTTTAGTCTATTCTGATCGTCATTATGGCAAAGTTATGATTATGGATATGCAAAGTAATCGATTTGCAATTATTGGTTCAGATGATTTAAAAGAAGAAGGTTACTTAGAATTTGCTTTCGGAATTTCTGAAGAAAAGGCAGCTGAATTATTAGATTTTCTTAGTGAAATTATTTTTTAA
- a CDS encoding YutD family protein, whose product MVCIQNICYEVVEDYREGFNEEAFKARYAEILSKYDYIVGDWGYEQLRLRGFFDDSQKNVPYDSKISTLREYIYEYCNFGCKYFVVKKVKN is encoded by the coding sequence TTGGTTTGCATACAGAATATTTGCTATGAAGTAGTTGAAGATTACCGTGAAGGATTCAATGAAGAAGCTTTTAAAGCGAGATATGCAGAGATCCTTTCAAAGTATGATTACATTGTTGGGGATTGGGGCTATGAGCAACTAAGACTTAGAGGATTTTTTGATGATTCTCAAAAAAATGTTCCATATGATTCAAAAATAAGTACATTACGTGAATACATTTATGAGTATTGTAATTTTGGATGTAAATATTTTGTGGTTAAGAAAGTAAAAAATTAA
- a CDS encoding YhcN/YlaJ family sporulation lipoprotein, with the protein MRKYLVCLLTLFLLTGCSFGPSHSRQYNYKDVTYKNEHQTNPTPKQLNTKPMDLGDVNAKMSNNSYKDYGFSRLQKQDVLGKDGDYTLTIDKQEVSKFISYLVVKLPDIDDAATLVTDQEVLIAYKTDGDKSLARKQVEKTAQSALPTYYHIFTSNSLQNINNIEELNKYGQLNDGQLEQKIKDLSQGFDVDKQSMHFDMISK; encoded by the coding sequence ATGCGTAAATATTTAGTTTGTTTATTAACCTTATTTTTGCTAACAGGATGTTCATTCGGTCCAAGTCATTCGCGACAGTACAATTATAAGGACGTAACATATAAAAATGAACATCAAACAAATCCAACACCTAAACAATTAAATACAAAGCCGATGGATTTAGGCGATGTAAATGCTAAAATGTCAAATAACTCTTACAAAGATTATGGCTTTTCTAGACTACAAAAGCAAGATGTTTTAGGTAAAGATGGTGATTATACATTAACTATTGATAAACAAGAAGTGTCAAAATTCATTTCTTATTTAGTTGTAAAGCTTCCTGATATAGATGATGCTGCTACACTAGTTACAGATCAAGAGGTATTGATTGCTTATAAGACAGATGGTGATAAATCATTAGCTAGAAAACAGGTTGAAAAAACTGCTCAATCTGCACTTCCTACTTATTATCATATCTTTACTTCAAATTCCTTACAAAATATAAATAATATTGAAGAGCTAAATAAATATGGCCAGCTTAATGATGGACAATTAGAGCAAAAAATAAAAGATTTATCTCAAGGTTTTGATGTAGATAAACAAAGCATGCATTTTGATATGATTTCAAAATAA